The following is a genomic window from Liolophura sinensis isolate JHLJ2023 chromosome 10, CUHK_Ljap_v2, whole genome shotgun sequence.
GCTTTTATCCATTTTTTCCGTGACTGCGTTAGTTCGTTGTATGTGCTATTAATCCTTTGTTCTTAATGACAATGTTTAAGAATAAAACTTACCAATCGTTTTAAATTAGTGGAAAAGCTGAACTGAACTAACGCAGACGTAAGAGCAAAAGATACAAAAATGATAAACACAGCCAAAACTTGGAAACATTTCCTCCGTGCTGAAAAGGTTTTCTCCAAAATGTAAACGTTTTCTCTGCGGGAGAAAGGTTTTCCCCCGGTGTAAAACTTGTTCCGCGGTATAAACCTTTTCTGCGCGGTGAAAAGATTTTCTCTGCGGTGTAAAGGTGTATGTTTGTTGTATTCCTAAGTGGAGCTGACGGCAGCCAGATCACTGTGTGAAAAAATTTACCACTTTGATGGAATGATCCCCAACAAATTTCATGAAAGGACACCTAAATAGtagacaatgaaaaaaaatcactctACTGACGTTTTCCTCTAAGCATACTTTCTGTGCAGGTAAACGGCTTCCTTGCAATATTGTGACATCCGTGAGAATGCCTTCAGTGACAAAACTTTGATCTTTACTGAtcaaaggtcttccagcaacatgcagatggccgtgggtttcccctaggctctgcccggtgtcctaccaccataatgctggccgctgtcgaataagtgaaatattcttgggaacggcgtaaaacaccaatcaaataaataaataaataaatctttaatgCAACTTAAATATATAGTTCAACGCTTTAGGGATTTCTCCAGTCCGTGAGCTGGTGAGCAACTTTTGATGGTGGTCTCTAAAATGAGATTTCAAAAGATACACTATCACggtttaagtgagtgagtgagtgcttggggtttaacgtcgtactcaacaatttttcagtcatatgacgacgaaggaatccttagggtgcatgtacgtgtaatgtgcctccttgttgcaggacggatttccaccgctcttttatttagtgctgcttcactgagacgacttaccgaaggcaagcaagccgccccgcccgagccattatactgatacgggtcaaccagtcgttgcactatccccttcatgctaaacgtcaagcgaggaagttacaacttcctcttttaaagtcttaggtgtgactcgatcaaggattgatcctggatctaccggccccgaagcggacgctctaccaactgtcgGTTTTAGTGATATATCTTTATTACAAAGATCGAAAACCGTTTAAACTCAACCGATGATGCTCCCATCTCCTGGTACATTCCCTGCCACGATGGCCACGGTAGAGACGTAACCGCCCTTTTGGGCAAATATAAGCTGAACCGCGTTGGAATGCTGTTTCAAGGTTCTGGTAGGCACCTCAAATACGTAGACATCCCACAACGTTTCCATGTATTGCCCGCCTGGTCCAAACTGCATGTAGCTCGATGTGACTGTGTGACCATTGACTTGGACTGTCTTGGGTTTAGTTTCGGCCGTTTTGTCGCTCATGCTAACGCCTATACGGAGAAATGCGTATCTCACAGCGCCCAGTGAACGTATGTTGACAGTGGTGAGGACTGTGTGACTGTTTATAGGTATTACCATTTCGGTAGCATAGTAGGTGTGCTCATGGACGGTGGGGATAGTTTTGAAGTTGTATGTGGACTTGATGGAGACGTAGCACGAGGCCTCAGCTGGAAGGGTAAAAACGTTATCCTCGAAGGAAATGGTCTGGTCCTCTAACAAAACAGGTGTTCTATGCGAATTCAGGTAGAAACAGGTGGAACTGACCGAGGGAGCATGCGCCCAGTGCTTCTCAAATTTGATCTTCACACGTTCTGGAGTTTGATGGTAACTGTGAAGAATGACGTCTATCTCCTTCTTGTGTGTGTTGACCAGGGCCAAGGGAGAAATGCGTCTTTCGTCGTTGTTAAATTCGCTGTGCACGCGTAGGAATTTATGGCTTTCATTGAAGTGATGCCAGAACTGATATGCTTTCGCAACGTGAGTATAGTCGCCATGTCGAAATAAACTTGCGCTGGCGAAATTAACACTCTTACTCAACAGAAAAGCGATAGTTCTGTCTATATCGCCCCGGAAGTTCAAGTAAGTGGACATGTGGGAATTGTGCATATAAGCAAACGCCCATTCGTCGAAATCTGACTGTGTGTCAATCTTCACATTGTCACCCCCAAGACCGTATTCACTGACTATCAGGGGAACAGATCGCCCTTTCTTGTGCCAGGCGTAGCTCTCAATTAGGTCAATGACGGCGACCAGACGAGCTTCGTTAATCCCGCTCCACGCATGCGTGTCTCCATTTTTGTGGACGTGATTGTAAGCATGGAAGGAGAAAAAATCCAGAAGGTTCAAAGACATGTCCATGAAATCTCTGAGTTTCTTCCAGATCTTGAAATCATGACGATCTGCATTTTGTATGGCTCCTGTATTAGTCGGCCCACCGATTTTCATGGCAGGaaacttctttttcagtttCGTGACAACGAGTTGATGATATTTAATAATGTCTGACCAATGAACAGTAGCAAAGAGAGTCCCTGGTTCGTTGATGACTTCAAAGAACGGTGGGACGTGACCACCTGTAAAGCGACTAACGGCTTCCATCAACAGAAGAATCATGTCCGCCCCGGCGTCCAGGTTGTTGGGGAACGTACCTTTGTGGAGCGACGTGTTCATCCAGGGAGGCCAATTCTTCTCTGAAAAGAGAACATATACAAATTACTCTCACACCTGACAACCATACATATGTAGGCgtcaaagcagacattcgtCAACCAAAAGTACTTTCAGAGTCAATAATGGTAAGACCAGTTTCCAGAACATAAACGTTTAGCATAAAAaaactaaagaactaagaaagtatataaagtgagaTATTAGACTGTGTTTGTCCAAAAGGAGACAGTCAACGGTGAAGATGGACAGACCCCAAAAATGCTCTAGGCGAACGGATTAAATCAATAtggacaactgatattctggcatggtacacgatttcaaCACTGACTTCATAGAACacaccttgtgtctttccaacaccactgaaaactgttgactgcttctgtcTGCATGATTCGGTACTGTTTTCGAACTTTGTACACTTTCGTAGtcatttggtgttttgtgttatacgtcgttttgggacgTAGCCTTGCGATCATTgacgtccttattggttaacggctggcatacgaatatctgtttcgacgcatagattcacatCGTTTGTCATGCATGTTTATAAGTGGTCgataatcaaataatcaaatatgtacctcagttcCATTTTGATTACAGATATTCATATATCCAAGGTGGCAATCTAATTCATTCAGGGAATATAATAGaaagcggaattagacataGGTATAATGCATCTTGTTGAACGAAatctccatatatatatatatatatatatatatatatatatatatatatatatatatatatatatatatatatatatatatataaaaaagaagtcaactgttttcaaaaataactGGGAAAAGAAAGGAATATTCCAGGCAGTTAAACTAAATCAATATCCagatctttatatatatatatatatatatatatatatatatatatatatatatatatatatatatatatatatatatatatatatatataaaaaaagtcaactgttttcaaacagttgacttcttctttttttaatgaatccgtcctaatttattgttttattgacTGTTTTAGTTCTGATGTTATTATTGATCCAGAGAGTGCATTatagttgacggctggcatacgaatgtcatGTTCCAGAACCCTATACATTAGTTTGGATTGTTAaacgtgtatgtatataggaGTATCGCCCACCTTTCAGTTCCATGACAGTATCCAGGTCAAGGCCATAACCCTTGACATTAGCAAAATACTTGGTTCCAACTTTTCCCTCCATTGTGGGgtttagaaaatattttggaTCGGCATAACCTTTGCGATGAGGATCTTGTTGTGCCTGGAACAATTTGCATGCACAATTGTCTATCATAAAAAGATAGAGACATGTACAGGCATTACGCGGAATAAATCTGACTCTTACATTGGTTGAGtaattcaattatttatcaCGAAATTATACgttttgttatgtttactttatttgCAAAAAGAAACCAAGATTTGAATATACCCTTTTGCCCGCGGTGACGATGGCATAGTTGTTTACCAGCTTATGTACTATATAGCGTAACAATCAAGCAGCCAATaactatataataaaaaaacacttacagcacagaacatccaaccataatgttggctacgtcgtataagtgtaatactcttaagcacggcgtaaaacatcaatcaaataaataaataacagaaagtAAAGCGAGAGCAGCAACGGtaatgtgatagttgacaaatggtcacaggtaaccggtgaaacacggcctctttgtcaatttacctgagttagagttttactctaactgtttatgtaaatgcacatacaATGAACTAAACAGTTATAGTAACTGTAGCCTAGCAACGAAACGAACTAATATGAAAGAATACAACTCGCTTAGCATGTCGATTGCCAAGTAGACAAGTATTAGTGAAGGGTTTATCTTCTAAGCAGGAATGTGTAGGCTATACTCAGCCTACTTCCTCCGGTAATAAAAATTCGAATGGAATTTACCAATAAAATACAAGCGAGAACCAAGGAGCGAGAATAAAGCCTGAAAAAGGTATATTCCGCTCTTGTCAGATCTCCAGGAACGCGCGGATAACTACAGCTCAACGATCCAGAAAAAaaccgcttcgggagcggtagatccagggtcgatcctgggtcgagtcacacctaagaccttaaaggagaaagttgcaacttcctcgcttggctttcagggATGgagaaggggatagtgcaaccactaaCAGTTCAATGGCTCGGGAGgggcgcctcagtgaagcagcactagataaaacggcggtggaaatcggtcctgcaacaaggagggacattacatgcactctaaggactccttcatcgtcatatgactgaaaaattggtaagtccgacgttaaacccccaagcgctcactcactcaaacaaaaAATAGCTTAAGGCTTGCATTTTTCAAACGAAGACGGAAGAAGCGAGATCTCCGCGGTGGTGGAATACGTCAAATTTACACTATGGACTCAAGTAAGAAAAGGCTTAAAAAAATCATATCTCAGAACAAAGCATATTCCCTTCTCATCTAATCTCATAAAGTGGGCAAAAAGAACGACAATCTAGTGTGACATGCACATGGCCTTCTCTGAGATTCATACATGAACGTTTGAGCTATTCCCTAAAACAGCCGAACTTCAGTCTATCATAAACTTTTGTGGCTCATATTCCCTCTGTTGTATTACGTTTTCGAATGTTCCACCTGAAAGGTCTTGGTGGATCCAACGACCGCTTTCCGTTCCTATCGCCTTGCTTTTCTCGAAAAGCCCGGGACTGTCCAAACCATTATGCCCATCCCAGCGGTCTGAGTCAAACTGCGTCCTACCTCCCTGGCTAAGGTACTCTGGGTGAATAGTAACGGCGTACTCTGCCGACAGGAGCTGAGTCCCGAATATACAGGTGACACAAAACACTAGAATCACTACCGTTGACATGCTGGTTCCTTCTTAAAGCCTTTCATGTTATCCCCAGCCGGTTTTTGCTCATACGTTACAATTACTCTCTATGCATACTATATTATGCATACAGAAGGTAGATAAGATAACTCACCTGCTGCTGTTTCACATGGACTGGCATTGAGttgagtttatttgtttatttagttagttatttaGTTTAGTTATTTAGTACTGACACAATACGCCGTACTGAAgtatattgcacttatacgacggcggccagcaatgaGATCGGAGGAGACTCAGTAACTTATGTTTATTAATATGCATCCTTGAAAATATCCAAACAACGAAGCCCCATACTAGTCTTACCAGTAGTATTACAAGTCATTGTGATGTAATGAAGGTACATTATTACACCAACAACCTCGGTGTCcttatggttagagcgtccacttcgaaGAGACCTGGGACCAGACCTGGGACCAAACCCGAGTCGAGTCATAcatataccaaagactttaaaactggtaatTGTTGCTGCCTCGGTGGGCGCTCAGCAATAGATTGCTgtgagattagagcaaggaaacaggactgttttacccgatgtcagtataatgtgactgggtggggcgtcatgtctggtttcttcggcatgatacttcagtggtggcagcactttggtagCAAGGACTTGCCCTGCGACAAGAAGGCAGTATGTACACTCACCTAACGATTCCTGGTTGTCACATGACACAAAATTATACAACGTAAAGCCTcaagaatacacacacacacatatatatatatatatatatatatatatatatacaccattaCGTCGCCCCCCCACCTTCCTTACTGATCCTCAGAAGCAGAAAATCGCCGATCACGCCGATATTTAACCATTAACAGTGTATTCTCCCCTAGTGTGTCGCTTTGTCCATGCACAAAGTATTTTAGCAGTACTGGCAAGTACTAGTACGTAGAAGTCTCTCATCACCGGAGGTTAGGGTGCCAAATCTATGTCCGGTCTACAGGTTTTGCAGTTTTTAAGTTGGGTCAGAAAGTTTAtcgaattttaatatttttaactttttatgcTAGACGCCATAAACCATTACACCGGAGGTATACAGCCGCCCTATTTTGAAGTCATGAACGAATCAGATGCTCTATGGAAGTATATATCGCGGGACACTTATAGTTCCACAAAGTTTTGGCCCAGAAGTCTTAAGCTGGAGCCCACGATTTAAAAGTAAGAGGTGCAAAAGAATATGACATGAAGAGTATAACTGGAGCgtcgaagacagtgtgatagttgacctTCTGTCAGTTTAAATTGCAACTTAGGCGCCCTCTAACGTCACAAAAGTAGCTAAATAGTGAATACTTGCTGAGTACTAATGATGTAGCACAAATTAAGGTCACCTTTTGTTTGATCTGAAAAAACAACTGTCGATCAGATCTGTAATCATCTGCAAGAACTTCACTGATTTACAGGAATTAACATACATACCAAACGTGCCAAAAGACTGTGATCTAAGAGGATCTCTGAAAATCCTTTACAACCATGTAGGGAAGCAACTAATTTGTTGATCCTTAACCATTCATATTTACTAATTTATCTAAGGTTTACAATGTATCTGCCTCAGTGTAATCAAGGAACCTCTACCAGTGAAACGAGCCAAATGGGTCATTTTTAGAGATGGCGATTATGGCATGCCTTTTGTGTAAGACAAAGGGTTTGGCGAGGgatcaataaaataaaaggaaCGATGAGAAAGTAAACGCCCGAGTCTAGTTAACTTATTCACCGAACATTTCAGGTTTTATCTGAAAAGAGCCCGAATTACTAGTTAACATTTGTTTACAATCAAATGTCTCTTATGAGCGCTAAAAGTTGCTTGAGTTGCTCAAACATAGGTTAAATATACCTCATCTGTGCTGATATTAATATGAACATAATAGCACAGTTGCTCAAACTTAGGTTAAATATCCCTCATCTGTGCTGATATTATTATGAACATAATAGCAAAGTTGCTCAAACTTAGGTTAAATATCCCTCGTCTGTGCTGATATTATTATGAACATAATAGCACAGTTGCTCAAACTTAGGTTAAATATCCCTCGTCTGTGCTGATATTATCATGAACATAATAGCACAGTTGCTCAAACTTAGGTTAAATATCCCTCGTGTGTGCTGATATTATTATGAACATAATAGCACAGTTGCTCAAACTTAGGTTAAATATTCCTCGTGTGTGCTGATATTATTATGAACATAATAGCAAAGCTGCTCAAACTTAGGTTAAATATCCCTCATCTGTGCTGATATTATTATGAACATAATAGCAAAGTTGCTCAAACTTAGGTTAAATATCCCTCGTGTGTGCTGATATTATTATGAACATAATAGCAAAGTTGCTCAAACTTAGGTTAAATATCCCTCATCTGTGCTGATATTATTATGAACATAATAGCAAAGTTGCTCAAACTTAGGTTAAATATCCCTCGTCTGTGCTGATATTATTATGAACATAATAGCAAAGTTGCTCAAACTTAGGTTAAATATCCCTCGTGTGTGCTGATATCATTATGAACATAATAGCAAAGTTGCTCAAACTTAGGTTAAATATCCCTCGTGTGTGTTGATATTATTATGAACATAATAACACAGTTGCTCAAACTTAGGTTAAATATCCCTCATCTGTGTTGATATTATTATGAACATAATAGCACAGTTGCTCAAACTTAGGTTAAATATCCCTCGTCTGTGCTGATATTATTATGAACATAATAGCAAAGTTGCTCAAACTTAGGTTAAATATCCCTCGTGTGTGCTGATATTATTATGAACATAATAGCAAAGTTGCTCAAACTTAGGTTAAATATCCCTCATCTGTGCTGATATTATTATGAACATAATGGCACAGTTACATCAAACTTAGGTTAAATATCCCTCGTCTGTGCTGATATTATTATGAACATGATAGCACAGTTGCTCAAACTTAGATTAAATATTCCTGATAAACACTAATTTTATTGAACCTATTAGCAAAGTTTCTCAAACTTATGTTAAATATTCCTGATAGACACTAATATTATGAACCTATTAGCACAGTTGCTTCTTCTTAGCGAATGATAACGCGGTCATTtcgaaaaaatccaaaaaatattttcgtTTAAGGTGTATTCATTTCAGTCGGCATCAAAACAAGCAAACGACGGTGGCAGTACTTGATCGGCGTTGATCTCTGGTGTGATACTACATGGTGTTTGCTAGAAACCAATGTACTACCTTTAATATTCgccaaagggcagtggtttacgcCGCACTCTCTGTTTGGCTCCACCCGTACAACTGGCCGCAATTGAGTAAGTGAATTATATTCGAGTGTGTTGTTTaacaacaatccaataaataaatacgcaaATAAAAAAGGTCTAATGCTCTCGTGTTTTACTCTATGTCATCTACTCCCAAGTCTTGGCGCGGCCTGGCGCCTATAGTAAATAACATCCCCCATTGCTATTGCCATTCAAGATACAAAACCATCTTTAGAAGAACAGACTGTAAGGACAATATAGGACAATAACTTTTAGGACGTAGGACTTTCATGTAGGACAATAACTTTTCTAGGTCTgccaaaaagtaaccaaaaagACAATCAAGTCTTCTGAGGTTCTGAAGAGGTTTCAGTTGTTTGCTATGCCAATTATGATGATGACTGTCATGCCAAACGCTTGTGATTACATCGTGACGGTTTGCCCGGAATACCACGCACAGAACCCAGGCAAAGCAATCGGAGCTGCAAGAGGACGATGGATGAACAGAGACGTCAGTGGCGACCTGTTCAGACgggtatgttttgtttttgaaaaacagaGAGAATTTCAAGGGTGATTTTTGTACGATTAGATGGTGTTCTCAGGATCTTACTTTAATGAGACCTCTTGGTTGTTATCGCCGAATGGGAACTGTCGCAGTAAAACTCTAACTGTCAAATTCCTCCCTATAAATAGTAGTTTAATTTGGTTTTGAACAGTTCTGAAATTCATAATGTGGTCGACATTAAGTTGAATATAACtgaagacatacagcatagagcgtaaaaccagagcatcgacgacagtgtgatagctggcaaatggtcacacgtaaccagtgaaatacggcctcttttcgGTTTACCTATCAGTGTTTTATACTAACTGTTCATGGCAAATGTACAAAGAGTAACAATTTACACCTAACGCCAtgacttaagtagaattaggtaaaaaaaatgcactgatattaattgcaatttctagtcgtcactggtctagaaatactcaaattGCTGTTGTGTCTCATTGAACATATAAAGGCGTGCTGAGCTGGAAGCCATATTAGTTTTTAGGTCCCCGAAATTCCTCACGGCAGGGGCTACGTGGATCCTAATTATTTCAACAAGGTGATTGGAACTTTCATGGACGACATTAGAGGGTACGACGGAGATTTGGACATCGTCATGAAATTGTAGGGTTTTTATTTGGCATCATCACAAAGGTTGTTACATTAGACAGCCGTTATTATTTTCAAAGTTTAAGCCCCAGACGGGCGCTCTCAAATGACATAGATTTCACAAGTTTCTCCATTTCTTAGATGTTAAAAACAGAAGTCTGTTGTTGGCTAAAAGAAGCACAGCTTTCTCCGTTCTAACAAAACGATTTTCGTATGCTCAGGTCTGGTTCCCTCAAGAGAGAACTCAAATGGCCTCAAAACTAACTGAAACCACATCGTTTTCGGCTGTGAAAGTCTGCATCAGTGCTGTTGTTCCACCTTCATCTGGTTCAGGCGGAGTACACCTATATACTACAAGGCTAACATATCCAAGATTCATCTGCTTACATTTTTCtcggggccttggtggcaatgtGATTTTGATCTTGATTTGGTGACAGTTCTTGATCCAGATTTCAAGGACAACGTCGATATCAAATTTGACACCGAATTGCATATTGCCGACCTCATTTAACCTGTTGTGAACCTGTGGCTAAAAATAGGCCATGTCACTCCTTACTCTATCAGACTGTAAACTATCAGCTTTAGCCATGTAAAATGAATGGTTTTGGCGCTGTTGTCTGGTCTTCCCATCCCGCACTCTGACGTCAGACGATGGAGAATTCACCAGTAATTCGTCgaaggtttcctccacccatgattGTGGCCTTAAACAACAATTTTTCGTTGCTGTATCCCTCAAAATCATCGTTCTCTTGTTAGCTGTCGAGATTGATGTTTcgaattcagttttttttttcctatttttttcttttttgtctcaCTAACCTGATTGTCGCCGTACAGGAGCAAAATGCTTGAGTTTCATGTTTAATTTCAATCAAATCGCTAGATTACAGGAGGATGGGGTTCAGACCCAGCATTGTAGAGAGAATTTGTAGATCTCCTTCTCTCAGTGCTTGGGACATCTTGGTCACAGCCTTGCCCCTTCCCCTCTTTCTCAGCGTGACCGATTGCGCCGTCTAAGGCGCTTTGAAGTCTACTTGGCAACCATGAAAATCATATGCATATTTGTACTTATCAAGTGGAAAGtctcgtcagtaacttgccaaaggtcagtggtacACACCGAGGACTTGGTTTTCCTCTGACCGTAAAACttaccaccatcgtataagtgacaaattcgtGAACACGATactaaacacctatcaaataaagaaataaacaatcaCCAATCAATAGTTACATTGTTACATTAGAACCCCGTGTTCCAATTTAGCACACTCTAATTGCATGTCTCATGTTGCTGTCATCGCTATtctagaatatttatttatttatttatttatttatttatttatctatttgtttatttattcattcttttatttatttatttggagttttacgccgtattcaggaaaatttcacttatacgacagatcTTCCTAGCtacggtcgaagaggaagccacaATGCCCtcgacttgacctcacagcgaccgcattggccaGGGTTTTGTGTCATTACGCTTACCAGTGTACCGATGAGACCAATTCCAGAATTGTCACCGAAGCGCCAGCGTTAAATGGAAGGTATTGATAAAGTAAAAGTTAAACGGTATTGTCGTGGAGATGTTAAGTATATGGATGGATGCTCCTCCTCAAAGTgaatttgggggcctccgtggttcagtcggttagcacgctagcgcagcgtaatgacccaggagtctctcaccaatgcggtcgctgtgagttcaagtccagctcatgctggcttcctctccggccgtacataggaaggtctgtcagcaacctgcggatttttcccccggactgtgcccggtttctacccaccataatgctggccgccgtcgtggtataagtgaaatattcttgagcacggcgtaaaacaccaatcaaataaataaatcaatcaatcaatcaaagtgaacttaaaacacaaacaggagACCAAGTCAGAGCAGCTATACAAGCCTGACAGGCAATTTCagccatttttacacaccataccAATTAAGGCTCCATATCAGCTAAGTGTCCTAGCGTCCTTTTAAACCAATACACGTATACATTCCAGAACTGCGTTTCACTTCGTTTATACTTTATGCTTATTTAGTTTCTATAAAGCTGAAAACGTATTGAAAAGAAAGCCGGTTCCCTTTGTTCCTTTTCTGGGCGAGTTTCACCTTGCCGAGCGTTCCCCCCTTTCCAGAAGCTAATATTAAAAGCGGTAAAGGAAACATCAGTGGAGTACACAGTTTTCACGTACTGTCAGGGAAGATGACTTCCACCAAGAACACGTCACAGTTCAGCACAACGCACCCCATATAACATTACTTGCATGATAAGATGTCAGAGGTCAACCAAAAGGCCAGATGTCAACTGTAAGGTGATTTGGACATCtgttgttacctcccctgatccGACAACACTGGGCCTAGTACTGCCTCTATTGCGCAATTTGCTGCTGTTTCATTGGCAGAGATATTCTCAGGGCAATGGCGCTAGGTCTAAAAGTAAAGACTGCCAGGGAGAGAGCGATCGCTTAAGAATTCTCCTGCCAGAAGCTTTACCACGCTACAATACTACCTCTACCAGGAGAGTGTGTCTCGTTTCCACAGTGAGGAAGCAAATGACGATGATGTGAACTTAACCCTACATGTTTCTCGGGTCAAGCGTCTGGACTATACCCCTGTGATGACCTTTTTGGCCAAAAGAGGCTTAAAAGTGACCAAACAAAGGCCATGTTACCCCTGAGCTTGTCAGACTGTGGAATCTTTATCTGTTGTCAGACTA
Proteins encoded in this region:
- the LOC135476952 gene encoding beta-porphyranase A-like: MPVHVKQQQAQQDPHRKGYADPKYFLNPTMEGKVGTKYFANVKGYGLDLDTVMELKEKNWPPWMNTSLHKGTFPNNLDAGADMILLLMEAVSRFTGGHVPPFFEVINEPGTLFATVHWSDIIKYHQLVVTKLKKKFPAMKIGGPTNTGAIQNADRHDFKIWKKLRDFMDMSLNLLDFFSFHAYNHVHKNGDTHAWSGINEARLVAVIDLIESYAWHKKGRSVPLIVSEYGLGGDNVKIDTQSDFDEWAFAYMHNSHMSTYLNFRGDIDRTIAFLLSKSVNFASASLFRHGDYTHVAKAYQFWHHFNESHKFLRVHSEFNNDERRISPLALVNTHKKEIDVILHSYHQTPERVKIKFEKHWAHAPSVSSTCFYLNSHRTPVLLEDQTISFEDNVFTLPAEASCYVSIKSTYNFKTIPTVHEHTYYATEMVIPINSHTVLTTVNIRSLGAVRYAFLRIGVSMSDKTAETKPKTVQVNGHTVTSSYMQFGPGGQYMETLWDVYVFEVPTRTLKQHSNAVQLIFAQKGGYVSTVAIVAGNVPGDGSIIG